AGCGTTTTTTGCCACCGACGTCAATTGACCCGGTTTGGCCAGCGGGGGAACACCCTCGTAATCTGTTTCATTAATCAACTCAATGTACGATTTCGACTGAGGCGCGACAGTCACCGGGGAACCGGATTCATCCGCGACCCAGAAGAAGGCCGTGATTACGATTGCTGCGCCAAGCGAAATGGTTGTCATTAATTGAGTCATAATAATTTACTTCTTGCCAGTCTATTACATTTGTTATCATTGAAACCGACGGGGATCCAGGAAAAAGTACCTCACAAACAGACCAGGCCCTTGTTTTCAAGTCGAGGAACATCGAGATTCAGGGCAAGCGCTCCTAATATGGCGATTATCCCGGTTAAGTTCATTACAGTTTGATCACAAAGTTACAACGACATGAAATTCCCACTGCACACATTCGAAGTCAGCAGTCCGTCTGAGAAAGCTTTTATTCGACTGCTGCAGAAAGCCTTAGACAGGCTGCCAGCTATTGTGGAACAGGAAATATCAGGTGCAGACCGCTTACGTTTTCGACTGATACTGGAAGATTATGTCGTCGGACTGTTAAAAGACATGCAGGCAAGTCAGCATCTCTCACGCAATTGGACCCCGTCCGATTATCTGATCATTGTGCAGTTTGAAAAAACACAGGGCACCATCTGCTTCAACGGGCAGCAGCAAGTCATTCCTTTTACAACATAAATATCTGGAAGAGTCGAAAAATCTGAAGGCAAACCATGAACTCGGAAGGAGTCAGGTCATGTTTCATTCAAAAGTCACGTTTTACCTTGTTCTCATTCTGGCAGGACTGATTGTGTTCTCCTCATCTGAAAACAACCAGGCTGCCAACCCCAAAGTTGACCCAACGCAAGTCATTCTACGTTCGATTCAGCCAGCCGAGGGGCCTCAACTGGAAATTCGAATCGGCCATTTAGTCTGCAAAACAAAAGAACTGAATTTTCAGCGGAAAGAAGGCCCGGAATACAATGTGCAGCCAGTCGGCGGGAAAGTGCAAGTCAAAAGCGACAAGCAACGTATTGTTTCACAGCAGATGGAATATTCGCTCCCCTGGTTAACAGGAGAGCGCTGATTCAGGAAACTTAAGTTGTGGGATTTCCGCCAGCATCTACGACTCCGAACGGGATGATATTATCGTGATCGCATGCTGTTCGCGATTCAATGACGGAGCTTCACACCGGTTTAAAAATATCGACCCGTGGATTATTTTGAATTCGCATATATACATATTTCCCCTACCTGATATACTCTATCTAGATCTAATCGCATTTTAGCATCGCATCTCGCGTACTATGATGCTCGGCCCAATAGCCTCGGGAGACACTACAGTAAAACGGGACACAGTCTAAAAGTACCCGATTCAGATTGACGGGGGAAGATTGATATGCAATTCTCGCGTATAGGCAAGTGGCTTCTAATTCCAGTATTAACCGCCTATGTACTCTGGCTCATAATGTACTCGGAAAAACAGAAGATCGAATTCGCCAAACAACGGCTGCGTTCCCAAGGATTATATATTCAGGAAATCTATCGCTTTCATCCCATCCGGGAGTCAACCTTCAAACTGGAATATGTATTTGACACAGAAGCGCTCAGCATTTCCCAGATCAATTCTTCTGACTCTCGCAGGGCATCTGAGTTTATTGAGGATCTAAAAAAACTGGCACCCTCAATTAGAAGTGTGGATATCGAAGGTGCCGTCTTCACTGACCAGGATGTAATCGCTTTGGGTCAAATGCCAAAGTTAGGATATGTAAGTCTGAACGGTTCTGAATTGACGGATTCAGGAATCGAGGCTTTATCAAAGATCAAAGAACTTGGAACGCTTGCCATTTATGATCTTCAGTTACCAGACAGCAAGGTCATCTGGTTGCAGAACTGCACGGAATTGTGGAAACTGACTCTCCACAATTGTGAACTCAGTCCTGAAACGTACCAGCAATTGGCAGCCCTGGAACAACTTGAAAAGCTTAATCTGCTCAACTCCAACATTCGTTCATCAGACCTGCAATCTCTCGCAAATCTTTCAAGTTTAGATGAGCTTATCCTTGAAGGAACACGGGTGGACGATCAGGCGGGTCCCTACCTGAATAGACTGAAAACGCTTCAACGACTGGATCTTGGTAGAACAAAGGTCGGAGCGGAAGTATGTAAACAGCTTTCAAAAATTAACTTAAAAGAACTCATACTCAGAAAGACACCAGTAGACGACCGGGCGGCACCTTACCTGAAGAACATGAAAGCAATACAGCGATTGAATCTCAGCAGAACGAACGTGGGAGACGAAGTATGCCTTCAGGTTGCGAAAATTGACAGTTTGATATCCTTAAATCTAAATCAGACCCCCATTACTGACAGCGGCGTTCAGGCACTGCTTCAGGGATGCCTTAACGTCAAAGGACTTTATCTCGACCGATGCCAGATTTCCAGCAACGCGTTTTCGGCATCAAAACAGTGGCCAGCAAACCTAATTGGTCTGACGCTCAAAGGCACTAATCTGTCTGGACCAGAGTTTCTACAAATCTATCGAGATCATGATTCCTTAATCTGGACTTCGTTCGACTGGGAAGACGATACAGATCTGACTTATCAAAAGTATCTCAAAATGGAAAGATCACGCATCTTGAGCGTTCGAAAAAATGAAAAAGAGAATAGCTAGAGCGCATCACATATAACCATAGCGTCTCTCAATCTATGATACTCGGTCCAAATGGTACTGGAGACGCTATAGTAAAACTGGACACAGTCTAACCTGGGTATCTCACCAGATTTGATCAAGCCTGCGGTGTTTCCTTGTATCCTGGTTCAGAAGAAGAATCAGTCAGGAATTCCATCTTGCCGCTTTTTACGTCGTAGAGCGCGCCGACAACCATGACCTTGCCGGCATCCACCAGATCACGAATCACTTCACTGCGGGACTTTATTTCGTGAACGCTGCGATAGACGTTACGTCGTGCAGTTTCGTCGACAAACCGTTCTTTTTCTTCCTCGCTCATCCGAGGCACTTCCGAACAGGATTCATCATCGACACAGGGGGCGATTTCATTGACAATCGAATCCAGGTGCGAGCAGCCTGTCACTTGCGATGCATCATTATCCTCGCACATCATTTCTACTGTAGATGTGACGGCACCGCAACGGGTATGCCCCAGCACCAGCACCAGTTTCACCCCGACCACCACGACACCATATTCAATGCTGCCCAGCGACTTGTTTCCGATTACATTCCCGGCAACACGCACGCTGAAAATGTCTCCTATTCCCAGGTCCAGTACCAGTTCCGCCGGCACACGGGAATCGATACAACTCAGGACTACCGCCAGGGGATTCTGTTCGCCGGCAGTGGCATTGACCTGACGTCCCAGGTCGCGTGAGAGTCGGTTGTGCGTGTAGAACCGCTCGTTCCCTTCACGTAAAATCTGCAGGACCTGGTCTGGTGTGATCCGGTCTTTCAGTTCTCGCGTGGAATAGTCGGCGAACTGAATTTCATCGTTCAACTGGTACTTTTTCCGGAAGCCGCGCAAACTGACTTTCATCCCCCGTGCAGGGCCGATTTTATCCTTGAACTCCTGAATCAGACTCAGAATATCAGGGTCGATGTAGTCTGTACTGGTAGCATCAATCAGCATGTTTGTACCGGGAGTTGCGTCGTTAAATACTTGATCCAGCGCGGCCCGGTTTAGAAAGCTGACCTGGTTTGCCAGTTCGATATGCAGTACGTCTCCTCCGGCGTGTGTCTCCACAATTCGGCGGATGGGCTGCCGCAGGCTACTGTTCAGGATAAACAGCAGACTCACACCAAGACCAATCAGGATCCCGACTAACAGGTCGGTAAACACGATCGAGAGCAACGTAATCAGGAACGGCAGAAACTGATAGCGTCCCTCACTCCACATCTGTCGAAACAGGGAGGGGCTGGCCAGTTTGAAACCGGTCACCAGCAGTATCGCTGCCAGCGCCGCCAGGGGAATCATATTCATATACACCGGGATTAACGCGACTGCGATCAACAGCAGGATGCCGTGAAATATACACGAGAGCTTGGTCTTCGCTCCCGCGTTCACATTCACAGAACCACGCACAATCACCGATGTCACAGGCAGACCACCAATCAGGCCGGCAGTGATGTTACCCACTCCCTGCGCAATCAATTCACGACTGGGGGGAGAATTGCGGTTTTCGGGATCAAGCTTGTCGACGGCTTCCAGGTTCAACAGAGTTTCCAGTGAAGCGACAATCGCGATTGTCACGGCTGCGACATAGATGGCAGGATTGGCCCACTGAGAAAAATCAGGGAACTTCAGGAAGGTCAGCAGATCGCCGGCTGTTTCCGCAACAGGAATCTGCACCAGGTGGCTGGTTTGAATCGACCAGGGGCCGCCCAGGCGTTGAAACAACATATGCAGGCTCACACCCAGCAGCACCACCATCAGCGGGCCGGGAATCACCGAATTTTTCAACAGCTTGATCCGGTTCCAGAACACCAGTAGTGCAATCGAAGAGATCCCCACGACAGCGGCACCATAATGGATATCGCCTTCAAAGACCGTCAGAATCTCAGAAAATGTGTTCTGTTTGTCTGGCTGCGTGAATGACATTTCCCCTTCCGGGTCGGAATCGTGTCCCACAACATGGGGAATCTGTTTCAGAATCAGAATCACCCCGATGGCCGCCAGCAGACCTTTGATCACACTGGAAGGAAAAAATGCAGACAGTGAACCGGCACGGACTATGCCCAGGACAATCTGGATTACCCCACCCAGCATGACCGCCAGCAGGAAGGCCTCAAAAGAACCTAAAGTGGCAATTTGCGCGATGACAATTGCTGTCAAACCGGCGGCCGGGCCGCTCACACTGGTACTCGATCCACTGATCGATCCCACCACAATTCCGCCGATAATCCCCGATACTAATCCAGAGAATAGCGGAGCACCGGAAGCCAGGGCAATTCCCAGGCAGAGAGGAAGTGCTACAAGAAACACCACCAGACCTGATGTCAGGTCGCGTGGCAGGTAGGTAAGGGGATAGCCCGAAAGACGTGCGTCGTTCATGTCTATTCACTCATTCTTAATTTTAAGTTTGGCGGGTAATTCACAGAAACTGGAAACCGAATCTGATCTCTAAAGGAGTCACACATCGGAACTGTGTCTGCACTTATATCAGGGTCTGAGGACTTGGAGTACCTGAATCATCTGATTTATCAGACAGCTCTTATGGATTCGTTCTTAAGCATCCAGACCCGCGGCACAGTATTATAAAATCACATCTCGTTTTACAATCAGCTTTTACAAATATTTTTATGATATTGATTACTGATCTAGATTTTTCTACTTTAAAAAATGCACCTGTGACTATAACCCATCAGGGGAAATCAGCAAACAGTTTTTGCCATTCCTACTGGACACCTTCAAACTACGAGAACAGCTGACATTTCCAGACCTGTAGATCTATTTGTACTGATAATACCCACCAGTGCCACACAGCTTGCTGCGTGGACAAACGAAAGAGGGTTTCCATGCCATCCCATCTCCCCTTCAAGCTGGCGAGCTTGATTCTCGGATTAATACCTGCTGTGATTCTCTCAGCAGCCCCCGGGCCATCGGACTGGTCACAATGGCGAGGACCAAACCGTGATGGTGTTATCAAAGCCACAGAATTTCCGGATAGCCTGTCTGAACAATCTCTGACCCAGGTCTGGAAAATCCCGCTCGGTCCCGGTTACTCGGGCCCCATCGTCACTGCGGATCGTGTGTTCGTGACGGAAACCGTCGATAAGAAAACCGAAGTCGTGCGCGCCTTCGATCGCGCGACTGGCAAACTCATCTGGAAACAGGAATGGCCCGGCTCGATGAGTGTCCCCTTCTTTGCCAAAGCCAACGGAGACTGGATTCGAGCGACCCCCGCTTACGATGGCGAACGACTTTACGTTGCCGGTATTCGTGATGTACTCGTCTGCCTGAATGCAGAGAATGGCGAAGTGCTCTGGCGTCTTGACTTCGTGGAAAAACTGAAAACACCTCCCCCTGCTTTCGGGTTTGCTTCTTCACCGCTCATCGTCGGCGATGCGCTGTATGTCCAGGCAGGCGGCGGATTGTGTAAGGTCAATAAGTTGACCGGCGAAATTGAATGGCGGGCACTTGAAGATGGGGGCGGTATGTTTGGTAGCGCCTTCTCTTCACCTTATTACGCCACCCTGAATGGGGTTCCGCAGTTAATCGTCCAGACCCGCACCACGCTGACGGGCATCAATCCGGAAGATGGATCGGTTTACTGGAAACAGGACATCCCCGCCTTCCGAGGTATGAATATTCTGACTCCCACTGTGCACGAGAATGCTGTATTCACCAGCAGCTACGGCGGCAAGTCTTTTCTTTATACTCCTGACAAGTCAGGCGAATCGGCAGCCCCACAGGAAATCTGGACCAACAAAGCCCAGGGATATATGTCGTCTCCGCTGATCATTAACGGTTCCATTTACCTGCATCTGCGGAATCAGCGTTTTACCTGCATCGATCTCCAGACAGGCGAAACCCGCTGGACCACGACCCCCTACGGAAAATACTGGAGCATGGTGACCGATGGTAATAAGATACTGGCACTCGATCAGAACGGCGACCTGCTGTTGATCAACGCGAACCCGGAAAAGTTTGAACTGCTCGACCGACGTAAAGTGGCCGACGATTCCTGGGCACACATTGCGATCAGCGGCAATGAACTCTTCATCCGCGCCCTGGACCATCTGGCCGTTTATCGCTGGAACACTTCTGATACCGAAAAATAACCGATTCCCATGACAGTTCCAGAAATCCGCATTCGCGAACTCAACCAGTGCTCACTGCAACAGGACGGCGATTTTGTTCTGTACTGGATGATCGCCAATCGACGAACCCGCTATAATTACAGTCTGCAGCGAGCGGTGGACCTCAGTAAAGAACTCAATAAGCCTCTGCTTGTGTTCGAAGCGCTTCGCTGCGGCTACGAGTGGGCCAGCGACCGTCTGCATCGATTCATCCTGCAGGGAATGGCCGACAACCGGGACAGTTTGCTGGACAGCCCCGTGGGTTACTACTGTTATGTAGAACCCAAAGCCGGTCATGGCTCGGGACTGCTGTCGGCTTTGGCAACAAAGGCCTGCGCGGTCGTCACCGATGACTTCCCCTGTTTCTTCATTCCCCAGATGTTGAAGTCAGTCGCGTCGCGTTTAACAGTCCGGCTGGAAGCCATCGATTCCAACGGTCTCCTGCCGTTGCGAGCCGCTTCGCAGATTTATCCGACCGCCTACGCGTTTCGCCGCTTTCTGCACAAAACGCTGCCAGACCATCTGGATCAGAGCCCTAAAATTAACCCGCAGTCGCACATCGAACTTTCCGCATTCTCATCAGTACCAGATGAGATTCTGGAACGCTGGCCGATGGCATCGGAGCAACTCTTACAGGCGACTCCCGAAGTCCTGGCGGACCTGCCCCTTGATCATCAGGTCGGCCCGGCTGACTTTGATGGGGGGATGCAGGCTGCGAGTAAAACGCTCAAACAGTTTCTTGACGTGCGGTTTGAACGGTATGCAGAGGAACGCAATCTACCGGAAGAAGAGGTCACCAGTGGACTCTCGCCTTACCTGCACTTCGGTCATATCTCAGCCCATGAAGTGTTCAAGCGCGTCGCCGACCGGGAAGACTGGAACTTTGCAAAAGTAATGGATCAGAAAGCGACTGGCAAACGGGCCGGCTGGTGGCAAATGAGTGAAACCGCCGAGGGATTTCTGGACGAATTGATCACCTGGCGCGAACTGGGTTATAACATGTGCTGGCAGCGTGACGATTACGATCAGTATGCATCACTACCCGACTGGGCGCGAACGACACTCGAAGAACACGCCGCTGATAAACGCGATCCCTGCTACACGCTGGAAGAATTCGAACAGGCCCGTACCCACGATGAACTCTGGAATGCCGCCCAGACACAACTGGTTACGGAAGGTCGACTGCATAATTACATGCGGATGCTCTGGGGCAAGAAAATTCTGCACTGGTCTGAATCTCCGCAGGCGGCGCTGGAGATCATGATGCACCTCAACAACAAATACGCGGTCGATGGTCGGAACCCGAATTCCTATTCGGGCATCTTCTGGTGCTTAGGCCGTTATGATCGTGCCTGGGGCCCCGAGCGACCGATCTTCGGAAAAATCCGCTACATGACCTGCGAAAACACGGCCCGTAAATTCAGCGTGGACGGTTACCTGGAACGTTTCAGCAAAGAAAAGCGGCAAGGCTCTCTGTTCGATTGAAGTCACATCGCTGGAACGTTTAAACTGACTCTCCAGTAATAATGTATCCAGGTGACGGTCGGCTTAACGGGAACTTCGGTTTTGAACAGACATCTATTCGAGGGAACGGTACCCTACTACGCGCGTTACCGCGTTCCCTATCCACAGGCACTTCTGTCACAGGTCTGCGAACAGGCGCGATTGGCCAACAGAGGCCGACTGCTGGACCTGGGCTGTGGCACGGGGGAACTCGCGATCCGCCTGGCGCCCCGCTTTCAGGACGTGATCGCCGTCGATCCTGATACGGAAATGCTGGCAGCCGCACAACAGAAAGCTCAGAATCAGCGGGTCACCAACATTCAATGGCTTCATCAGAGTGCCGAGCAGTTGACCGCGGAACCGAATTCTTTCGAGTTGATCACGATCGGTGCCGCCTTCCACTGGATGGACCGTCCCATCATGGCGCCGCGCATCCGCAGTTGGCTCCAGCCGCAGCAGCCCCTGGTCATTTTGGGTTACACCAGCATCTGGAGCGGCAACGCCGACTGGCATCCCCTGGTCCGCACTGTCTTAAAACGCTGGCTGGGCGAAAAACGACGCGCGGGTTCCGGTGAATTCAACAATCTCGCGGCTCCGCATGAACTGGTCTTAATCGACGCCGGTTACCAACTGGAAGAAATAAAATACGAGCATCCGCAGACCTGGACTTTGGACGACCTGCTGGGCAACCTGTATTCGACGTCCTTCGCCTCCCCCGCCGTTCTGGGCGAGAAGCAAGCGGACTTCGAAGCCGACCTGCGAGCCACCCTGCTCGACTTTAACCCCAGCGGCGTCTATGAGGAACAGATGACGTTTTATGCGCTGCTTGCGCGGCACGAGTAAAAAACGACCTTCAGGTTGAGAATCTGGAAGTGTTGAGATTTTTTTATGCGGGCGGAAAAAAAAAGTAATCAGTGGCTACTGGATACCGGCAGTGACGCGATGAACTCGTCGAAGACGCGGCGGTACTCTTCCGGTTGAGGATCGTTATGCCCTGCTCCCGGGATGACGATAAACTGTTTCGGCCCCCCGGCTGCGTCGAAGAGTTTCCGTCCCAGTTCGATTGGGATCAATAGATCTTTGTCGCCATGACTTTGCAGCAAGGGTCCCGAATAGTTCCCGATCTTTCCGGCTGAGTTCAATCGCTGAGTCATATTCAGGCTCGGAAAAATCCACGGCATATGGTGAGCCGCGGCATCGGGAAGCGATGAGAATGTGCTGGCAAGAACCAGCCCCCGCGCGCCGTCTTGTGCCGCCAGATCCACGGCGACCGCTCCTCCCAGCGAACGGCCCATGAGTACGATTTCCGTTTCCTCAACACCAGCACGCGAAGCCAGCCAGGCGCGGGCCGCACGCGCATCCTGCAAGATACCGCGTTCGCTCGGTTTGCCTTCACTCTTGCCGTATCCCCGGTAATCAAAAGTCATGATCGCGAGGCCATGACGCTCCTGCAGGATCTTTAATGTTTCGCCTCGACTGACGATGTTCCCCGCGTTGCCATGACAGAACAGCGCCACCGCACGTGGTTTCGGGTGTCCCAGAAACCAGCCATGCAGCCGCGTCCCGTCCTCTGTTTCGAACCAGGCATCTTCGAAAGGAAGATTCTCTGGAAGCGAATCCGATTCGGGAAATGGCCGAGGCTGATAAACCAGCGCACGTTCCACGGGAACCAGCGGCGACAGCGGCCCCAGGGAGGCACAACCCACCAGCAGGAAAAGCAGCCCCCACACGAGTTGATAAGATAGGCGCATGAACATCTCCGGGAGAAAGAAGCGACGGAGAGTAAACGATCGGCAGCCAGCAAGTCAATGTTGATCTTGCTGAAAGCGTCTGATGGCATTCCTGAGGAATCAGCAGGAAACATACAACCGAATCATTCAAGGGTGTCTGATACACCAGCGACCTCAACGGAAGTTATGACTTCCCCCATAGCTGAAACAGATTTGATCCACTAAAATCAAACGTGCGTTCCGCTGCTGGAGAGTTCCAGATCCGGAACTCATTAACACGCTCAAGTGATTCGTATCTACTGTAATGAACAGGTACCTGATGACTCCTCCGGATAACAACTCTCTCACCTGGTATCAGCTCGACCTCAATCAAGTCGCGGAACGGCTGCAATCACCTGATCAGGGGCTGACGCTTTCTGAAGTGGAAACCCGCCGTGCGGAAGTTGGACTGAATGAACTGATCGAAAAACAGCGTAAATCCATCTGGATGATGTTTCTGGATCAGTTCAAGGATTTTATGATTCTGGTTCTGATCGCCGCCGCGATCATTTCCGGGGTGATCGGAGAAGTGGCCGACACCATCGCGATTACAGTCATCGTACTGCTCAATGCCATTCTGGGCTTCATCCAGGAATACCGGGCAGAGAAAGCCATGGCGGCTTTGAAAAAAATGGCGGCTCCTTCTGCAAACGTCGTGCGAGACGACAAAATCGAGACCGTTCCGGTAGGGCAACTCGTCCCCGGTGACCGGGTCCTGCTGGAGGCAGGCAACATTGTGCCCGCAGACTTGCGACTGACAGAAGCGGTTCAGTTACAGATCAATGAAGCTGCCTTAACGGGTGAATCGTTGACCGTCGAAAAGGTCACACAGGCCCTTCCCGAAGCAGACCTCCCCCTCGGCGACCGGAAAAACCTTGCCTTTAAAGGCACCTTGATCACCAAAGGTCGCGGCCAGGGAATTGTGACCGAAACGGGCATGCAGACACAACTGGGACAGATCGCCACGTTGCTCCAGGATCAGGAAGAAGGACGCACACCCCTGCAGAAACGCCTGGCCACGTTCGGCAAGAAACTCGCGTATGTGATACTGGCGATCTGCGCGATTGTCTTTATCGCGGGTCTGTCCAGGGGGGAACCGCCGCTGCTGATGTTGCTGACGTCGATCTCCCTGGCGGTCGCTGCGATCCCGGAAGCACTACCCGCGGTGATTACGATTTCACTGGCGCTGGGGGCACGTAAGCTCGTCAAGCAACAGGCGCTCATCCGCAAACTTCCTGCCGTCGAAACGCTGGGGTCAGTCTCTTATATCTGCACCGATAAAACCGGAACCCTTACACAGAACCGGATGACCGTCGAACAGGTTTATCTCAACGGCGAACTCGTCGCTCCGGACGAACTCCCTGTGACAGTTGAGGAATCCCAGACTGACCAGAGTCTCGCAGAGCGATCCCATCCCGAATTGCTGCTCTGTGCGCTGGCACTCTGTAACGACACCCGACTGGACGGCGACGATGAGGCCATCGGCGATCCGACTGAAACGGCTCTGTTTGAACTGGCGCGGGAGAAAGGCTTTCTGCGCGAGTCACTGGAAAAAACATTTCCCCGTCTGGCCGAGATCCCCTTCGATGCCGAACGCAAGCTGATGACCACCTTTCATCCCTGGAGTGAGGGCCAGGTTGTTTCCATTACAAAAGGGGCCGCTGAAGAAATCGTAGCCCGCTCGACTCATGAGTATTCCCCGGCGGAGCAGATCGAGATCAACCAGGAACAGGTCCAGAGCACTGCAGAACAGATTGCCGGAGAAGGTTTGAGAACCCTGGGCTTCGGACTGCGGATCTGGAACGCTGTCCCGGAAACACTCATACCGGAAGAGGTGGAATCCGCATTGACCCTGGCCGGGCTGATCGGAATGCTGGATCCTCCCCGGCCGGAAGTAGCGGAATCGGTGGCTCTCTGTCGCTCGGCCGGCATCCATCCGGTGATGATTACCGGCGATCATCCCCTGACCGCGGAGATGATTGCCCGGCGGGTGGGGATTCTCGATGAACAGGAGAAAGGCGTCGTGCTTACAGGTCGGCAGCTCGAACAGATGTCCCTGGAAGCATTGGAATGCCAGGTTGAAAAAG
The sequence above is a segment of the Gimesia algae genome. Coding sequences within it:
- a CDS encoding cation-translocating P-type ATPase, which translates into the protein MTPPDNNSLTWYQLDLNQVAERLQSPDQGLTLSEVETRRAEVGLNELIEKQRKSIWMMFLDQFKDFMILVLIAAAIISGVIGEVADTIAITVIVLLNAILGFIQEYRAEKAMAALKKMAAPSANVVRDDKIETVPVGQLVPGDRVLLEAGNIVPADLRLTEAVQLQINEAALTGESLTVEKVTQALPEADLPLGDRKNLAFKGTLITKGRGQGIVTETGMQTQLGQIATLLQDQEEGRTPLQKRLATFGKKLAYVILAICAIVFIAGLSRGEPPLLMLLTSISLAVAAIPEALPAVITISLALGARKLVKQQALIRKLPAVETLGSVSYICTDKTGTLTQNRMTVEQVYLNGELVAPDELPVTVEESQTDQSLAERSHPELLLCALALCNDTRLDGDDEAIGDPTETALFELAREKGFLRESLEKTFPRLAEIPFDAERKLMTTFHPWSEGQVVSITKGAAEEIVARSTHEYSPAEQIEINQEQVQSTAEQIAGEGLRTLGFGLRIWNAVPETLIPEEVESALTLAGLIGMLDPPRPEVAESVALCRSAGIHPVMITGDHPLTAEMIARRVGILDEQEKGVVLTGRQLEQMSLEALECQVEKVQVYARVSPQQKLKIVQALQDRGHFVAMTGDGVNDAPALKRADIGVAMGITGTDVSREAAHMILLDDNFATIVKTVREGRRIFDNIRKFIKYTMTSNLGEIWTIFLAPLLGLPIPLLPIHILWINLVTDGVPGLALTAEPGEKNLMQRPPRDPKENIFAHGLGTHIIWVGLLMGAVSVVTQAWFIDHSQAHWQTMVFTVLCLSQMGHVLAIRSERESFFSQGPFTNKPLLAAVLLTFILQMATIYVPVLNRIFKTVPLTAGELAITLALSSIVFIAVEVEKACKRMRQQD